The Merismopedia glauca CCAP 1448/3 genomic interval TGGAAACATATCTGTTAGCAGAACACTCTGATGGCATTGGAACTACTCAACTAATCCATAATATCCGTCCTAAACACGCTATTTTTATTCATGGCTCTCCCACATATTTAGCCGATTTAACTGGTTTAGAAGAATTACAAAATCGCTACCACTTGCATTTACCTTCTGTGGGTACTCTAGTGGAACTTCCCATTGGTGAAACATTCGTTCAACCAGCACCTCCAACAGAAGCTAACTATGAAGGGGAACTAACTGAATTAGACACCTTAGTCACCATCAACCTTCCTAATGTCATTAGTGGCGATCCTCGGTGGCAAAAGTTTGCTGATACTGGTTTAGTTGAAGCCAGATGGCAAGGGGAAGAACTAGTATTAAGGGGATTATCTCAAAGAGAGTTATTGAATCAAGAGCAGGTTAGAGTAGCTCCTGACGTACAATGCTGCGGTAACTGTTTGCATATGCGAGGACAACGCTGCTGGAATCCTAATTCGGTTTTATATGGCTTTAAGGTGACACCAGACGGAAATTGTCCTGTGTTTGAACAGTTTCATCGATAGATGCGTCAAAAGTAGATATCTGAGATGTTTTTTAGAGGTTAGGTCTATGTTTATTGACTATATTACCCTAATGCTAATTAATATGGCAGCAGGTTTAGTTATCTTAGCTGGATTTGTCTATCAAGGCTGGAATAGCCCTGAATCTAAGCGCTGGATTCCTGGTTTTGGAATAACTGGCGCTGTAGCTCTAGCTACAGGATTACACGTTGTTTTTACTTGGCCGCTCACAGGAGTATTCAATATTGCTTATGGAGAAACGACCGTATTATTCGGCATTTTGTTTCTGGCTACAGCAATAGCTTTGGCTCAAGGATGGGATTTAAAAGCGATCGCCATTTATGCTTTTTTTGCTGGTGTAGTGGCAATTGTCGTCGGCTTACGGATTATTAACTTGGGATTGACGAAACAACCTCTTATTTCTGGGATTGGCTTTCTATTGACTGGTTTAGCTGGTATCTGTGCTTTACCATCTTTATACTTGCCCAACAATCGTAATTGGCGTTTAATCGGAGTAGTAGTTCTATCAGTCGCTGCTTTAATTTGGGCACAGACAGGATATTTGTCCTATTGGAGTCATCTGGAAACCTTCAATAAATGGGTTCCAATGCCCATGCGATAGGAATTTGACATCTGGTTGGGCGTGTAAGTCGAAAAGTTTGGACATACAACTACGAATTTGGTTAGCTGTGACGCGATCTCTCACCTTTCCTAAAATCCGAGTTTTATCAGCAGCATTTCCGTTAAAAATGTTAATTCCTGAATTGACCGGGGTAATATAAGTTCATCTCTGAGATTTATTGGTCGAGAACTGTCTAAATATGAGCTATTGCCTCAAACCAGATTGCCAAAAACCGCAAAACCCATCTGGCACTTCATTTTGTCTTGATTGCGGCTCAAAACTGTTGCTGAGATCGCGTTATCGAGCCTTAAAAGTAATTGGACAAGGTGGCTTTGGCAAAACCTTCTTAGCAGTAGATGAAGACAAACCGTCTAAACCGCATTGCGTCATTAAACAATTTTACCCTCAAGCCCAAGGGACTAACACCGCCCAGAAAGCAGCCGAACTATTTGAACAAGAAGCCATACGTCTAGATGATTTGGGTAAACATCCTCAGATACCCGAACTATTGGCACACTTTACCCAAGATAATCGGCAGTATTTGATCCAAGAATATATTGAAGGGCAAAATCTAGCTCAAATTGTCGAAAAACAACTACATTTTAATGAGGCGCAAATATATCACCTTCTTAACAACTTATTGCCCGTTTTAGATTTTATTCATGCCAATAACGTTATTCATCGGGATATCAAACCTGAAAACCTTATTCAAACCAAAGAAGGAAAAATAGTTTTAGTAGATTTTGGTGCGGCTAAATATGCCACCGGAACTGCTTTGGCTAAAACGGGAACTGCCATTGGCACAATATTGTACATTGCTCCCGAACAGGCTAGAGGAAAAGCCATTTTTGCTAGCGATTTATATAGTTTAGGTGCGAGTTGTATTCACTTGCTAACTGGTATTTCACCTTTTGAACTATTTGATATTGGAGAAAATACTTGGGTGTGGCGGCACCGTTTAATTAATAATCCCATCGACGATGCTCTAGGAAGAGTTATTGACAAGTTAATCGAAAATGCTGTCAATTATCGCTATCAATCTGCTAAAGATGCGATCGCCGATCTCAATCATACCGATCCTACAATTAGTTTTACCCCTTCTGCACTTCCTTTACAAAGTTTTGAATATGATGTTGTTAGCCTAAGCATCACAGGTAGAATCATTGACCAAAAGCGTCACAAAGCCGAATTTTTTGCCGAAGATCTAGGATCGGGTATCGTTTTAGAGATGGTTTTTGTCCCTGGCGGTACTTTGATGATGGGTTCGCCAGAAAGAGAGGAAGGACACGCAGACCATGAAAGACCGCAGCATAACGTCAATATAGCCCAATACAGTTCAGATAAGCTTTTATTGTCTCTGGATGATGGGCTGAATGCCACATCTCTCGTTAGCCAAACTAACAACTTTTTCTTTAACTGAACCGTATTGCAATATAGCCCCCTTTTTCATGAGTAAGTACCCCATTACCCAACGACAATGGGAAGTTTTGCTGGGCGATAATTCTTGCCGCTTTAAAGGTCACAATAGACCTGTAGAAAAAGTTTCTTGGTACGATGCTGACGATTTTTGCCGGATTATTTCCCGTCAAACCCGAAGAAGTTACCGCCTACCTAGCGAAGCACAGTGGGAATACGCCTGCCGTGCTGGGACAAAAACTCCCTTCTATTTTGGAGAGAGTATAACAACAGAAGTAGCGAACTTCAACGGCGAGAATTATGCCTTAGCGTCTAAAGGGATGAATCGCCACGAAACCACCCCTGTCGGCACTTTTCCTCCCAACACTTTTGGGGTGTACGATCTGCACGGCAATGTTTGGGAGTGGTGTGCTGATGCTTGGCACGAAAATTACCAAGGTGCGCCTGCTGATGGTAGCATCTGGGAATCTGGACAACACGATGCACCCTACTTGTTACGCGGGGGTTCGTGGCAGGTAAATCCGAGAGATTGTCGCTGTGCGTTTCGCAGAAGACATAATCCCCGCGAAAAAAACGAAGATATTGGATTTAGAGTGGTTATTTCCTAAGAATTAGAGATTATATTACATCCTGCAAAACCTTCCCCGTGTTGCGCCAAGCCCAAATCCCCGATAGCAGACAAATTAAGCTAATTCCTAATAAAACTGTGGCTAAGCCGAAACCATCAATTAAAGGACCAGTGATTGCCAACGGAGCGGTTAACGCAATATTGACAGCATTATTTTGAAACCCAAAAACTTTACCCCGCATTGACTCTGGGGTTTGCTGCTGAATTAAAGTTTGCATGGGTATGAGAACTAAAGAAGCGCCAATGCCAATGAAGATACTGGAAATTAAAGCAATCTCGATTTTGTCTACTACCGTATAGGTAGCCAGGATGAAAGCAACAATGATAAAGCCCATGAGGGGTAACGGTTTGTGATGCAAGCGATCGCCCCAATGCCCTAAAACGCCTGCACCAGCTACCATTCCAATCCCCCAACCAGAGATTAAATAGACACCTTGAGTATCTTTCAAACCTAGTTTTCCGGCTAAAGCCAGAGCTAAGATAAACAGGGACGCTACCACACAACACATAACCGTCATTTGAATAGTAGCGTTGCGAATCAGCTTATTTTTCCACAAATATCGCAGACCATCTTTTAAATCTATCCAGGGATGAATTTCAACTTTCTTAGCTTCTACTGGCTGTTTGGGAAAGGGAATGACTTGAATTACAAATGTGGCGAGGATATAAACTCCAGCAATAAATAATTCTCTCCCATATTCTCCCCCCCAAGCTTGACTGAGATTCAAAACTTGTTCTCCAATGGCAAAGCCGACTACCATAGAGCCAATCATCGTGGTAGTAAACATCGCGTTCGCCGTCATCAAATTTTCTGGCTTTACCAGTAGGGGAATAGCTGCTTGTTCGGCGGGTGCGAAGAACTGGGTGACTGTAGAGACAATAAAAGTGATGACAACTAAGGATAAAAACTGTTTGGGGAGAAAAGGTACGAGTAAAGCTAGTAAAACCACACCCCGAATTAGATTACTCCAGGTTAAAACTTTTTTAGTCGAGACGCGATCGACAAATACTCCGGCGGCTGAACCAAAAACTACTGCTGGAACCGTAAAAGCTACCATCAACAGAGAACGGGTAGAGTTCTCCATAAAGATGCGGGATGGATAATTGGCTAGCAATTCAATCAATAAAATCAATAAGACTTTATCCCCCACTTGCGATAGCACTTGTCCCGCCCACAGCATCATAAATGATGTATTTCTCAGTAAAGCGCGAAATCCTCGCGTACTAGCTGGAGGTTTGTCTGGAAGCATACATTCAGGTTCCTAGAAGGCGGAAAAATGGGGAACTGAAGTTTTGATTCCCCATCTTAGTGTCTTATATACCACTTAGTTTGGCTAGGTGGGGAGACAGTTTTTATCGAATGTATAGCTGTCAAGTCCCTTTGATTTTGACTCAAATCTGTCAATTCCTGGTACAAGAAACAGTCAAAGGGGAAGATCTCCTAGCTTTTTGGGTAACCTAAATGAGACGCAATTTAGCAGCACCGTCTCGTTAGCTATCCTCAAATGACTCCCAAAGAACTTAAAGACTATCTAAACCGCCTCCTGAGCCAGAATTTACCTATCAGTACGATGATTTGGGGATCTCCTGGGATTGGGAAATCTAGCATTGTGGCTCAACTAGCTAGGGAGCAAGGGATTGATTTTGTCGATGTGAGGTTGAGTCAACTCGCACCGACGGATTTGCGGGGTTTACCTGTAGCCGAAGATGGCATTTCTAAGTGGTATCCCCCAGAATTTTTACCTCGCGGTGGTAAAGGCATTCTGTTTCTAGATGAGTTAAATATGGCTCCCCCAGCCATGCAGGGAGTGGCTCAGCAGTTAATTTTAGATCGGCGGGTGGGTTCTTATACTGTGCCCGATGGGTGGTTTGTGTGGGCTGCTGGCAACCGCAAGGAGGATCGGGCGGCTGTGTTCGATATGCCTTCACCTTTAGCTAATCGCTTTTTGCACCTGCAAGTAGAACCGGATTTCGATAGTTTTAAGGCTTATGCTTTAGAAACAGGCGTACACGAGCAGATAATTGCATTTTTGGCTTTCCGCACGAC includes:
- a CDS encoding DUF981 family protein encodes the protein MFIDYITLMLINMAAGLVILAGFVYQGWNSPESKRWIPGFGITGAVALATGLHVVFTWPLTGVFNIAYGETTVLFGILFLATAIALAQGWDLKAIAIYAFFAGVVAIVVGLRIINLGLTKQPLISGIGFLLTGLAGICALPSLYLPNNRNWRLIGVVVLSVAALIWAQTGYLSYWSHLETFNKWVPMPMR
- a CDS encoding serine/threonine-protein kinase; the encoded protein is MSYCLKPDCQKPQNPSGTSFCLDCGSKLLLRSRYRALKVIGQGGFGKTFLAVDEDKPSKPHCVIKQFYPQAQGTNTAQKAAELFEQEAIRLDDLGKHPQIPELLAHFTQDNRQYLIQEYIEGQNLAQIVEKQLHFNEAQIYHLLNNLLPVLDFIHANNVIHRDIKPENLIQTKEGKIVLVDFGAAKYATGTALAKTGTAIGTILYIAPEQARGKAIFASDLYSLGASCIHLLTGISPFELFDIGENTWVWRHRLINNPIDDALGRVIDKLIENAVNYRYQSAKDAIADLNHTDPTISFTPSALPLQSFEYDVVSLSITGRIIDQKRHKAEFFAEDLGSGIVLEMVFVPGGTLMMGSPEREEGHADHERPQHNVNIAQYSSDKLLLSLDDGLNATSLVSQTNNFFFN
- a CDS encoding formylglycine-generating enzyme family protein, with the translated sequence MPHLSLAKLTTFSLTEPYCNIAPFFMSKYPITQRQWEVLLGDNSCRFKGHNRPVEKVSWYDADDFCRIISRQTRRSYRLPSEAQWEYACRAGTKTPFYFGESITTEVANFNGENYALASKGMNRHETTPVGTFPPNTFGVYDLHGNVWEWCADAWHENYQGAPADGSIWESGQHDAPYLLRGGSWQVNPRDCRCAFRRRHNPREKNEDIGFRVVIS
- a CDS encoding MFS transporter; amino-acid sequence: MLPDKPPASTRGFRALLRNTSFMMLWAGQVLSQVGDKVLLILLIELLANYPSRIFMENSTRSLLMVAFTVPAVVFGSAAGVFVDRVSTKKVLTWSNLIRGVVLLALLVPFLPKQFLSLVVITFIVSTVTQFFAPAEQAAIPLLVKPENLMTANAMFTTTMIGSMVVGFAIGEQVLNLSQAWGGEYGRELFIAGVYILATFVIQVIPFPKQPVEAKKVEIHPWIDLKDGLRYLWKNKLIRNATIQMTVMCCVVASLFILALALAGKLGLKDTQGVYLISGWGIGMVAGAGVLGHWGDRLHHKPLPLMGFIIVAFILATYTVVDKIEIALISSIFIGIGASLVLIPMQTLIQQQTPESMRGKVFGFQNNAVNIALTAPLAITGPLIDGFGLATVLLGISLICLLSGIWAWRNTGKVLQDVI
- a CDS encoding ATP-binding protein produces the protein MTPKELKDYLNRLLSQNLPISTMIWGSPGIGKSSIVAQLAREQGIDFVDVRLSQLAPTDLRGLPVAEDGISKWYPPEFLPRGGKGILFLDELNMAPPAMQGVAQQLILDRRVGSYTVPDGWFVWAAGNRKEDRAAVFDMPSPLANRFLHLQVEPDFDSFKAYALETGVHEQIIAFLAFRTTLLHKIDPQQPAWASPRSWVMASALHYVGLDLAPAVGLGAAAEFAAFVTLYKTLPNLTPILAGKGDNISFPTEPSTRYATAIGLTVRANDAQEAYNAFLWLSRTARAEWVQLFAVDLFRVMRAKGQMGVLAKLVKQDKRLQTFLQDFQQLIGL